One part of the Vicia villosa cultivar HV-30 ecotype Madison, WI linkage group LG6, Vvil1.0, whole genome shotgun sequence genome encodes these proteins:
- the LOC131610713 gene encoding probable serine/threonine-protein kinase PBL28, whose translation MPFGECGSVKEDITNWGSTSDGFPATFCCRNSLTLLSDALASQVRNSTGQIFPSQQQWQSCNKSFHPQQGMSLSSCGFDSIYFGSSRCSNLYLLDAQNLQQFTDALETCSHFDRSLEESCLDCTSAILSLRDGLYDKMVGKDNYNDTERAICGVAALVSVAFEQQDDPFLADKFLRCFPPPAVYNKKSSMKKLVLAVLVVAILALLIIVFLVKCVSKKKPIKKHAQLKQIATWSGLYWFTKTEIENAMNFENEKINLGRGSAGEVYRGVLPSGQVVAIKHLIKSNTSSSDSFTRELAGLSRLRHPNLVCLFGCCMEDGERYLVYEFCANGNLAQHLLRRDSHLTWEARVRILRECSFALKYLHHHIEGCVVHRDIKLTNILLTEKYEAKLSDFGLSRMMGMEESKVFTDVRGTIGYMDPEYMSNAKLTCASDVYSFGIVALQILSGQKVIELDLDARDQLTRKARDVSMGKRPLSDFVDSRLKGQVDKTDFGTILQIAVLCVAKSSTGRPSIEVVFDELDKVYRDIEARKKATPTPSTTTTTTTTSTSTSSSN comes from the exons ATGCCATTTGGTGAATGTGGAAGTGTGAAAGAAGATATAACAAACTGGGGCAGCACTAGTGATGGTTTCCCAGCCACTTTCTGCTGCAGAAACTCTCTCACACTACTCTCCGATGCCCTCGCCTCGCAAGTCCGTAACTCAACAGGCCAAATCTTCCCTTCTCAACAACAATGGCAGAGTTGCAACAAATCATTCCATCCACAACAAGGAATGTCACTGTCCTCATGTGGCTTTGATAGCATTTACTTTGGTAGCTCCAGATGTTCTAATTTATATCTGCTAGatgctcagaacttgcaacagTTCACTGATGCATTGGAAACATGTAGCCACTTTGACCGTTCGCTTGAAGAATCGTGTTTGGATTGTACGAGTGCGATTTTGAGCTTACGAGATGGTTTGTATGATAAAATGGTTGGCAAAGACAACTACAATGATACCGAGAGAGCCATATGTGGTGTAGCAGCTCTTGTTTCTGTCGcttttgaacaacaagatgatccTTTCCTTGCAGACAAATTCTTGCGATGCTTTCCGCCTCCCGCAGTATATAACAAGa AATCATCGATGAAGAAACTTGTGTTGGCAGTATTGGTGGTAGCGATCCTAGCATTATTGATTATTGTTTTTCTGGTAAAATGTGTATCAAAGAAAAAGCCTATTAAGAAGCATGCTCAGTTGAAACAGATAGCTACTTGGTCTGGACTTTACTGGTTCACGAAAACCGAAATTGAAAATGCGATGAACTttgaaaatgaaaagataaaCCTCGGACGTGGGAGTGCAGGCGAGGTGTATAGAGGTGTTTTGCCTAGCGGACAAGTTGTGGCCATCAAGCATTTGATAAAGAGTAACACATCGAGTTCTGATTCGTTCACCCGAGAACTTGCAGGTCTTTCTAGGCTTCGTCACCCGAACCTGGTTTGCTTGTTTGGTTGTTGCATGGAAGATGGTGAGAGATATTTAGTCTACGAGTTTTGCGCGAATGGAAATCTTGCTCAACATCTCTTGA GAAGAGATAGTCATTTGACATGGGAAGCAAGAGTGAGGATTCTGCGAGAATGTTCATTTGCGCTTAAGTATCTCCATCATCATATCGAGGGTTGTGTTGTACATAGAGATATCAAG CTTACGAACATTCTTTTGACTGAGAAATACGAAGCCAAACTGTCGGATTTCGGATTGTCAAGGATGATGGGGATGGAAGAGAGCAAGGTTTTTACTGATGTTAGAGGAACCATAGGCTATATGGATCCCGAGTACATGAGTAATGCGAAGCTAACTTGCGCGAGTGATGTATACAGTTTCGGAATTGTTGCTTTGCAAATTCTGTCAGGACAGAAAGTCATAGAATTGGATCTCGATGCTCGAGACCAGCTTACCAGAAAG GCAAGAGATGTGAGTATGGGAAAGCGTCCACTGTCGGATTTTGTAGACTCGCGACTAAAGGGACAAGTTGATAAGACAGATTTCGGAACCATTTTACAGATTGCAGTACTTTGCGTTGCAAAATCAAGCACAGGTCGTCCTTCAATCGAGGTCGTTTTTGACGAATTGGACAAAGTCTATAGGGACATAGAAGCACGCAAG AAGGCAACCCCAAcaccatcaacaacaacaacaacaacaacaacatcaacatcaacatctAGCTCTAATTGA
- the LOC131610712 gene encoding probable serine/threonine-protein kinase PBL26 produces MSCFPCFNSQRSKKSNSKREHGVAPPPENNTLITRTPDIKKPKPEETNQVDTSNIQAQNFTFRELAIATKNFRQECLMGEGGFGRVYKGTIPATGQVVAVKQLDRNGSQGSKEFLVEVLMLSLLNHENLVKLIGYCADGDQRLLVYEFMSGGSLESCLLERKPEQPQLDWYSRMKIASNTAKGLWYLHDKANPSVIYRDLKSSNILLDNDHNAKLSDYGLAKLAGKDKMNIVPTRVMGTYGYSAPEYVRTGNLTLKSDVYSFGVVLLELITGRRAVDTTKSHDEQNLVSWAQPIFRDPKKYGDLADPKLKYYPDKDLNQVVAIAAMCLQEEAAARPLMSDVVTALSFLSTSPPPEGVPEPPPPPKSASQKSVATASESESESESESESENEGNKNKQPITADSAKYEECEDGSDNECDYYENENHDYSPQDTKKIKEFYSQSSRKSSTKSKNSSSGSESGRKSSRRKQGVDGSLSQKSSKKSAAGDLSQKSSMKSRAKDLSQKSSKKSSKVKNHSSDSSSDSDSQDESVLLKHGDSRKSQDGNGYSFGLISSDSGEGSHIDVHHFNRVSMGPSEDGSSHHFDHSSSGGSEEGSVHSPR; encoded by the exons atgagTTGCTTTCCTTGTTTTAATTCTCAAAGGAGTAAGAAAAGCAACAGCAAGAGGGAACATGGGGTTGCGCCGCCGCCGGAAAACAACACCCTTATAACAAGAACACCAG ATATAAAGAAACCAAAACCAGAAGAAACAAACCAAGTTGACACATCAAATATTCAAGCACAGAATTTCACATTTCGCGAGTTGGCGATTGCGACCAAGAATTTCAGGCAAGAGTGTTTGATGGGGGAAGGTGGATTTGGCAGAGTTTACAAAGGAACAATTCCTGCAACAGGACAG GTGGTAGCAGTGAAACAACTTGACAGAAATGGGAGTCAAGGAAGTAAAGAATTTTTGGTTGAGGTTTTGATGTTGAGTCTCTTAAACCATGAAAATTTGGTTAAACTCATTGGTTATTGCGCTGATGGCGATCAACGTCTTTTGGTGTATGAGTTCATGTCAGGAGGTTCTCTAGAAAGTTGTCTTCTAG AGAGAAAACCCGAACAACCTCAATTAGATTGGTATAGCAGAATGAAAATAGCATCAAATACTGCGAAAGGACTATGGTACTTGCACGACAAGGCAAATCCCTCGGTTATTTATAGGGACTTGAAATCTTCCAACATTTTGCTTGATAATGACCATAATGCAAAACTATCTGATTACGGACTAGCGAAACTTGCTGGTAAAGATAAGATGAACATTGTTCCTACAAGAGTAATGGGCACTTATGGTTATAGTGCGCCCGAGTATGTAAGAACGGGTAATCTCACCTTGAAATCAGATGTGTATAGCTTTGGAGTTGTTTTGCTAGAACTCATAACAGGAAGACGGGCCGTTGACACCACAAAATCGCACGATGAGCAAAATCTAGTTTCATGG GCACAACCGATATTTAGAGATCCAAAAAAGTATGGAGATTTGGCAGATCCAAAGCTGAAATATTATCCCGACAAGGATCTGAATCAGGTTGTTGCAATTGCAGCCATGTGCTTACAGGAGGAAGCCGCTGCGCGTCCTTTGATGAGTGATGTTGTAACTGCTTTGAGTTTTCTTTCAACTTCTCCTCCTCCTGAAGGTGTTCCTGAACCTCCTCCACCTCCCAAATCCGCCTCCCAAAAGAGTGTTGCCACTGCCAGTGAAAGCGAGAGTGAGAGCGAGAGCGAGAGCGAGAGCGAGAACGAAGGCAATAAGAATAAACAGCCTATTACAGCAGATAGTGCGAAATACGAAGAATGTGAAGATGGATCAGACAATGAATGTGACTATTATGAGAATGAAAACCATGATTATAGTCCACAAGATACTAAAAAAATAAAGGAGTTTTACTCTCAATCAAGCCGCAAAAGCAGCACCAAATCAAAGAACTCGAGTTCAGGATCAGAAAGTGGTCGCAAAAGCAGTAGGAGAAAGCAAGGCGTGGATGGAAGTTTATCTCAGAAAAGCAGCAAAAAATCGGCTGCAGGAGATTTAAGCCAGAAGAGCAGTATGAAATCTCGCGCAAAGGATTTAAGCCAAAAGAGCAGTAAAAAATCTTCAAAGGTTAAAAATCACTCGTCTGATAGCAGCAGCGACTCGGACTCACAGGATGAAAGTGTTCTTTTAAAGCATGGTGACAGTAGGAAATCACAagatggaaatggatattctttTGGGCTAATAAGCAGTGATAGCGGGGAAGGATCACACATAGACGTTCATCATTTTAATCGTGTCAGCATGGGGCCATCTGAGGACGGAAGTTCTCACCATTTCGACCATTCCAGCAGCGGAGGATCAGAGGAGGGAAGCGTTCATTCACCACGATAG
- the LOC131610714 gene encoding uncharacterized protein LOC131610714, translating into MDTHSLVIDDTSVTLSEHPLVIGQEFPDVETCRRTLKDIAIAMHFDLRIVKSDRSRFIAKCSKEGCPWRVHVAKCPGVPTFTIRTLQGEHTCEGVRNLHHQQASVGWVARSVESRIRDNPQYKPREILQDIRDQHGVAVSYMQAWRGKERSMAALHGTFEEGYRLLPAYCEQIRKTNPGSIASVGATGQENCFQRLFIAYRASIYGFINACRPLLELDRAHLKGKYLGTILCAAAVDADEALFPLAIAVVDIESDENWMWFMSELRKLLGVNTDNMPRLTILSERHRAMVEAVETHFPSASHGFCLRYVSENFRDTFKNTKLVNIFWNAVYALTAAEFESKITEMIEISQDVITWFQHFPPYLWAVAYFDGVRYGHFTLGITELLYNWAQECHELPIVQMMEYIRQQMTSWFNDRRDVGMEWTSILVPSAEKRISEAIADAHCYQVLRANEVEFEIVSTERTNIVDIRSRECSCRRWQLYGLPCAHAAAALISCGHNAHMFAEPCFTVQSYRMAYSQVINPIPDKSQWREHGEGAEGGGGARVDIVIRPPKTRRPPGRPKKKVLRVENFKRPKRVVQCGRCHMLGHSQKKCTMPI; encoded by the coding sequence ATGGATACTCATTCTTTAGTTATAGATGATACTTCTGTTACTCTATCAGAACATCCCTTAGTCATTGGTCAAGAGTTTCCAGATGTGGAAACCTGCCGAAGAACATTGAAAGATATTGCCATAGCTATGCATTTTGATCTTCGGATAGTTAAGTCAGACCGCAGTCGTTTTATAGCCAAGTGCTCCAAAGAAGGGTGTCCATGGCGTGTCCATGTAGCAAAATGTCCTGGTGTTCCTACTTTTACTATAAGAACCCTACAAGGAGAGCACACTTGTGAGGGTGTTCGCAACCTTCATCATCAGCAGGCATCTGTAGGTTGGGTTGCAAGGTCTGTAGAATCACGCATTCGAGATAATCCACAATACAAGCCAAGGGAAATATTGCAAGATATTCGTGATCAGCACGGAGTTGCTGTTTCTTACATGCAAGCTTGGCGAGGAAAGGAGCGAAGCATGGCTGCACTTCATGGAACATTTGAAGAAGGTTACCGTCTTCTCCCTGCATACTGTGAGCAAATAAGGAAAACGAACCCCGGTAGCATCGCATCTGTTGGTGCCACCGGACAAGAAAATTGTTTTCAGCGCCTGTTTATTGCTTACCGTGCATCAATTTATGGGTTTATAAATGCTTGTAGGCCTCTTTTAGAGCTTGACAGAGCACATCTTAAAGGAAAATATCTAGGTACAATACTTTGTGCTGCAGCTGTTGATGCTGACGAGGCTTTGTTTCCTTTGGCTATTGCTGTTGTTGATATTGAAAGCGATGAAAACTGGATGTGGTTTATGTCTGAGTTACGGAAACTTCTTGGAGTAAACACCGACAACATGCCTAGACTTACAATACTATCTGAAAGGCATAGAGCCATGGTGGAGGCAGTAGAAACACATTTTCCTAGTGCTTCACACGGTTTTTGTCTGCGTTATGTAAGCGAAAATTTCCGCGATACATTTAAAAACACAAAGTTGGTGAACATCTTTTGGAATGCTGTTTATGCCCTTACAGCTGCTGAATTTGAAAGCAAAATTACTGAGATGATAGAGATTTCACAGGATGTTATAACATGGTTTCAACACTTCCCTCCCTATCTTTGGGCTGTGGCATATTTTGACGGTGTTCGATACGGCCATTTCACACTTGGGATAACTGAATTGTTGTACAATTGGGCCCAAGAATGTCACGAGCTCCCCATTGTGCAGATGATGGAATACATCCGCCAGCAGATGACATCTTGGTTTAATGATCGACGAGATGTGGGCATGGAGTGGACTTCAATTCTTGTACCATCTGCTGAGAAGCGAATTTCGGAAGCAATAGCTGATGCTCATTGCTACCAAGTACTCCGAGCAAATGAAGTTGAGTTTGAAATTGTGTCAACTGAAAGAACCAATATTGTGGATATTCGAAGTCGTGAGTGCTCTTGTCGCCGATGGCAGTTGTATGGTTTACCTTGTGCTCATGCTGCTGCTGCACTTATTTCTTGTGGGCACAATGCACATATGTTCGCCGAACCATGTTTCACTGTACAAAGTTACAGAATGGCCTATTCACAGGTGATAAATCCTATTCCGGACAAGAGTCAATGGAGAGAGCATGGAGAAGGGGCAGAAGGTGGAGGAGGTGCAAGGGTTGATATTGTAATTCGCCCACCAAAGACTCGCCGACCTCCTGGAAGACCTAAAAAGAAGGTTCTGAGAGTAGAGAACTTTAAGCGTCCCAAAAGGGTTGTCCAATGCGGTCGCTGCCATATGTTAGGACATTCTCAAAAGAAATGTACAATGCCCATTTGA